In a genomic window of Thermosynechococcus sp. CL-1:
- a CDS encoding OB-fold-containig protein → MLFHLIHTPYWIVLGMGVLLFLTVILGDVGAEEVDLEGDADPLEVEVDLEEGISFLTILHWLGVGRAPLILLLALDFSLLGVLGWFFNVLFYTLSGSWPGVVWSGVIAIAALLLALTIGGLCSRPLGQIFAQFSEDTSRDRLLGCSGHVSSAHIPRSGTGIGQVSVLDANRNRLILPAVLPPWATVTPQHGQEILIIDRQENEYIVVAKDSLDEATWLRQQRQSQIKDSEES, encoded by the coding sequence ATGCTGTTTCACTTGATTCACACTCCCTACTGGATTGTCTTGGGCATGGGGGTCTTGCTCTTTTTGACGGTGATCCTTGGCGATGTGGGCGCTGAAGAGGTCGACCTAGAGGGAGATGCCGATCCCTTGGAAGTGGAGGTCGATCTAGAGGAGGGCATCTCATTTCTGACAATTTTGCATTGGTTGGGGGTGGGGAGAGCGCCCCTCATTCTCTTGCTCGCCTTAGACTTTAGCCTTTTGGGCGTGCTGGGCTGGTTTTTTAATGTTCTCTTTTACACCCTGAGTGGCAGTTGGCCGGGGGTGGTGTGGTCTGGGGTGATTGCGATCGCGGCACTGCTGTTGGCGCTAACAATTGGGGGGCTGTGTTCACGGCCTTTGGGGCAAATTTTTGCGCAGTTTAGTGAAGATACCAGTCGCGATCGCCTGCTGGGGTGCAGTGGCCACGTCAGTTCTGCCCATATTCCCCGCAGTGGTACTGGTATTGGCCAAGTGAGTGTTTTGGATGCCAATCGCAATCGGCTGATTCTGCCGGCAGTGCTCCCCCCTTGGGCAACGGTCACCCCCCAGCATGGTCAGGAGATTTTAATTATCGATCGCCAAGAGAATGAGTACATCGTCGTGGCCAAAGACAGCTTGGATGAAGCCACATGGTTACGCCAGCAGCGGCAATCTCAGATTAAAGATAGCGAAGAGTCTTAG
- a CDS encoding diheme cytochrome c yields MLCALVGTALAAIATPDLSGTVDVLPLNAQLGAQIYLRRCGSCHLAVPPETLPTQAWQVLIQDTNHYGATLEPIPRPELVPLWNYLRTYSRPLPNDAQIPFRVGRSPFFRILHPRVAVPQPVTLDGCAQCHPKATLFNFRELSPQWQDSP; encoded by the coding sequence ATGCTCTGTGCCCTAGTGGGTACAGCCTTAGCAGCGATCGCCACCCCAGACTTGAGCGGTACCGTCGATGTTTTGCCCTTGAATGCCCAGTTGGGAGCGCAAATCTATCTACGGCGCTGTGGCAGTTGTCATCTCGCAGTCCCCCCGGAAACATTGCCCACTCAGGCATGGCAGGTACTGATTCAAGATACCAATCACTACGGCGCAACCCTCGAACCCATTCCCCGTCCAGAGTTGGTTCCCCTGTGGAACTATTTGCGCACCTATTCTCGACCCCTGCCCAACGATGCCCAAATTCCCTTTCGCGTCGGGCGATCGCCCTTCTTTCGTATCCTCCATCCCCGTGTTGCGGTGCCGCAGCCCGTCACCCTCGATGGTTGTGCCCAGTGTCATCCCAAGGCCACCCTCTTTAACTTTCGTGAGCTAAGTCCGCAGTGGCAGGATTCCCCCTAG
- the aroF gene encoding 3-deoxy-7-phosphoheptulonate synthase, with protein MIIVLKSGTPSEEIERVSAEMRTWGLTPEKIVGKHKVVIGLVGETAELDPLRIQEISPWIEHVLRVEQPFKRASREYRHGEPSEVVVPTPNGEVIFGEGHDVVVVAGPCSVENEAMILETAQRVKAAGAKFLRGGAYKPRTSPYAFQGHGESALDLLAAAKEKTGLGIITEVMDAADLDKIAEVADVLQIGARNMQNFSLLKRVGAQPKPVLLKRGMSATIEEWLMAAEYILAAGNPNVILCERGIRTFDREYTRNTLDLAAIPVLRKLTHLPIMIDPSHGTGWAEFVPPMAKAAVAAGADALMIEVHPNPAKALSDGAQSLTPDQFDELMQALQRPLVSLSR; from the coding sequence ATGATTATTGTTCTAAAAAGTGGCACCCCCAGTGAAGAAATTGAGCGGGTCAGCGCTGAGATGCGCACTTGGGGACTCACCCCCGAAAAAATTGTGGGCAAGCACAAGGTAGTTATCGGCCTTGTCGGCGAAACTGCGGAACTCGATCCCCTGCGGATTCAGGAAATTAGCCCTTGGATTGAGCATGTGCTGCGGGTTGAGCAGCCCTTCAAGCGAGCCAGTCGCGAGTATCGCCACGGTGAACCCAGTGAAGTGGTGGTGCCAACGCCCAACGGCGAAGTTATTTTCGGCGAAGGTCATGATGTGGTGGTGGTGGCAGGGCCTTGCTCCGTTGAAAATGAAGCGATGATCCTTGAAACAGCGCAGCGGGTGAAAGCGGCGGGTGCCAAGTTTCTCCGCGGTGGCGCCTATAAACCCCGTACCTCCCCCTATGCCTTCCAAGGCCATGGTGAAAGTGCCCTTGATCTGTTGGCAGCAGCAAAAGAAAAAACGGGCTTGGGCATCATTACCGAAGTCATGGACGCAGCGGATCTAGACAAAATTGCCGAAGTAGCCGATGTGCTGCAAATTGGTGCCCGTAATATGCAAAACTTTTCGCTTCTCAAGCGGGTGGGTGCCCAGCCCAAACCTGTGCTCCTGAAACGGGGGATGTCTGCCACCATCGAGGAATGGCTGATGGCGGCGGAGTACATTTTGGCGGCAGGGAACCCCAATGTGATTCTCTGTGAACGGGGCATTCGCACCTTTGACCGTGAATATACCCGCAATACCTTGGATTTAGCAGCGATTCCGGTGCTGCGCAAGCTCACCCATCTGCCGATTATGATTGACCCCAGTCATGGCACCGGCTGGGCAGAATTTGTTCCGCCGATGGCCAAAGCCGCCGTGGCCGCAGGCGCCGATGCCCTGATGATTGAAGTGCACCCCAACCCAGCAAAAGCCCTCTCCGATGGTGCCCAATCCCTCACGCCCGATCAGTTTGATGAGTTGATGCAGGCCCTGCAACGTCCCCTTGTGAGTCTCAGTCGATAG
- a CDS encoding TIGR03943 family putative permease subunit, which translates to MFSSASNRYSPRVQRMMMRRRWLQQEWWTVVALLLWGMLFLRYWLQGRLGLLIHPNYFGLAIAAGFLLVTVSGWQGWRLWRGRVTPVQHVALLPARWTLSILIVAAVVGLVITPRPFNSATAIHRGLEDGLTVTRNSPVAFRLNQRPEERTLIDWIRTLDVYPEPDAYRGLPARVEGFAVHSPQLPETYLTLTRFVITCCAADAYPVGLPVKLGRSRQAYPQDQWFRVEGRMTTETLNDRRQLVLVAETITPIPEPENPFMY; encoded by the coding sequence ATGTTTTCTAGCGCCTCCAATCGCTATTCTCCGCGTGTCCAACGCATGATGATGCGCCGTCGCTGGCTACAGCAAGAGTGGTGGACGGTTGTGGCACTCCTCCTCTGGGGAATGTTGTTTCTCCGATATTGGTTGCAGGGGCGACTGGGGTTACTGATTCACCCCAACTACTTTGGACTGGCGATCGCCGCTGGGTTTCTTTTAGTTACTGTGAGTGGTTGGCAAGGGTGGCGGTTGTGGCGGGGGCGAGTGACACCTGTGCAGCATGTTGCGCTCTTACCGGCTCGTTGGACGCTCAGTATTCTGATTGTTGCGGCAGTGGTGGGGTTGGTGATTACGCCTCGTCCTTTCAATAGTGCCACCGCCATTCATCGCGGTCTCGAGGATGGCTTGACAGTGACCCGCAATAGTCCAGTGGCCTTTCGCCTCAATCAACGGCCTGAGGAGCGGACGCTCATTGACTGGATTCGCACCCTTGATGTCTATCCCGAACCCGATGCCTATAGGGGGTTGCCCGCTCGCGTTGAGGGATTTGCGGTCCATAGTCCCCAACTGCCAGAGACTTATCTCACGCTCACTCGTTTTGTCATTACCTGTTGTGCAGCGGATGCCTATCCTGTGGGACTGCCCGTGAAATTGGGGCGATCGCGCCAAGCCTATCCCCAGGATCAGTGGTTTCGCGTTGAAGGTCGGATGACCACAGAAACCCTCAACGACCGCCGCCAATTGGTATTGGTTGCTGAGACGATAACGCCGATTCCTGAGCCTGAAAATCCCTTTATGTACTAA
- a CDS encoding GNAT family N-acetyltransferase, which yields MTDMLVKLYELAVDWPAVMAHQQQGIHYRQPLGSEVDGIVQWVGDRFSAGWRSEVALALSQRPPRGLIAVENGELLGFACYDAAALGLFGPMAVAEPYRGRGIGRLLLQLTLAQMQAAGYAYAVIGWVSSEDFYAKTVGAMPIPNSRPGLWQTALNLGQGSNPSGS from the coding sequence ATGACCGATATGCTGGTCAAGCTCTACGAGCTAGCGGTGGATTGGCCCGCCGTCATGGCGCATCAGCAGCAGGGGATTCACTACCGCCAGCCTTTGGGGTCAGAAGTGGATGGCATTGTCCAGTGGGTGGGCGATCGCTTTAGTGCCGGTTGGCGCAGTGAAGTGGCTCTTGCCTTGAGCCAGAGACCGCCCCGCGGACTGATTGCAGTTGAAAATGGCGAACTTCTAGGCTTTGCCTGCTACGATGCAGCCGCCCTGGGACTGTTTGGGCCAATGGCTGTGGCCGAACCCTATCGCGGGCGGGGGATTGGTCGCCTGCTGTTGCAGTTAACCTTGGCTCAGATGCAGGCAGCGGGCTATGCCTATGCCGTGATTGGCTGGGTTTCCTCAGAGGACTTTTACGCAAAGACCGTTGGTGCCATGCCGATTCCCAATTCGCGGCCCGGACTCTGGCAAACGGCCTTAAACCTTGGGCAGGGGTCTAACCCGTCAGGGTCTTAA
- a CDS encoding thioredoxin family protein, whose translation MGAATAASGQRLRNFVIAVVAILISLALLAGLRSSNQPLTLAEQARQATPWEEAQVNGKPTLLEFYANWCSTCRSMAKDLGELKAQYRDRLNFVMLNVDNTKWLPEIEQFNVDGIPHFVFLNRQLEPQAVAIGLQPKEVMAKNLEALSNNLPLPYGQLTGEMSQLTSSLARQRSDDPRSHGG comes from the coding sequence ATGGGAGCAGCAACGGCAGCCAGTGGTCAACGGTTACGGAATTTTGTGATTGCTGTTGTCGCCATTCTCATTAGTCTTGCCCTATTGGCGGGTCTGCGCAGTAGCAATCAACCCCTCACCCTCGCCGAGCAAGCCCGCCAAGCCACCCCTTGGGAGGAGGCTCAAGTCAATGGCAAGCCGACACTTTTGGAGTTTTACGCCAACTGGTGTAGCACCTGTCGTTCGATGGCCAAGGATTTGGGGGAATTAAAGGCGCAATATCGCGATCGCCTGAACTTCGTCATGCTGAATGTGGACAACACTAAGTGGCTACCGGAAATTGAGCAATTTAATGTGGATGGCATTCCCCATTTTGTCTTTCTGAATCGGCAATTGGAACCCCAAGCAGTGGCGATCGGCCTCCAACCCAAGGAAGTGATGGCCAAAAATCTTGAAGCCCTCAGCAATAACCTCCCCTTGCCCTACGGTCAACTGACGGGTGAAATGTCCCAACTCACGAGTTCCCTCGCCCGCCAACGCAGTGATGATCCCCGCAGTCATGGGGGCTAG
- a CDS encoding DUF4346 domain-containing protein, protein MSKAERTALDNKLSQRFIHLDPAGYFIIYIDPAQELIWMKHYPNDINEKGLAVDPDTGEPIPTKGKVTREPDLVLSGRTAKELCIELFEKDRQLVTMFDHAAYLGRELMRAQFCLDEGLEYIQD, encoded by the coding sequence TTGAGCAAAGCAGAACGCACGGCGCTTGACAACAAGCTATCGCAGCGATTTATTCATCTCGATCCGGCAGGGTATTTCATTATCTACATTGACCCTGCGCAAGAACTGATCTGGATGAAACACTATCCCAATGACATCAATGAGAAGGGCTTAGCGGTGGATCCCGATACGGGGGAACCCATTCCCACCAAAGGGAAAGTAACGCGGGAACCCGATCTAGTACTCAGCGGTCGAACAGCCAAGGAGTTGTGTATTGAACTCTTTGAAAAGGATCGCCAACTGGTGACGATGTTTGACCATGCGGCCTATCTCGGTCGTGAATTGATGCGGGCACAGTTTTGTTTGGATGAAGGGCTTGAGTATATCCAAGATTAG
- a CDS encoding RNA helicase: MSERSPALADFLAQLPFELDAFQEAAIAALDAGRSVVVCAPTGSGKTLIGEYAIHRALTRQQRVFYTTPLKALSNQKWRDFQQQFGAEQVGLLTGDVSINRDAPILVMTTEIFRNMLYGTPIGEVGTSLAGVEVVVLDECHYMNDRQRGTVWEESIIYCPKEIQLVALSATIANGEQLTDWIQSVHGDAELIYSDWRPIPLHFYFCNGKGLFPLLDGQRKRLNPKLHGQPELRRRGGKRDFLNIRYVVSQLQQREMLPAIYFIFSRRGCDQAVQEVLGMNLLTKAEQQALAARVEAFLAQHQDIVAPEMIAPLYQGIAAHHAGVLPVVKTLVETLFQEGLIKLVFATETLAAGINMPARTTVISTLSKRTDSGHRLLTASEFLQMAGRAGRRGMDTVGHVVTLQTPFEGAHEAAFLATAAPDPLISQFTPSYGMVLNLLQRHTLEEARELVECSFGQYLATLQLTPQRQAIAQLETELQTVQQRLTGIDRQQLAQYQKLRERLRQDQRLLKILEQQAEQERAQELLPFMMAVPPGTWLHIKSPLRDHPPLAAILCQPVAGSGQLPHWLCLAADGRFRVVDIDDILAVYPDRPPCSNLPPPPEAMKLRLGESYPCNEANHYLGTLPDLPPVLAAPEVAAQAAKIADLEAKLTQLQASLPQNVHSLLRLVRREERLQTELRDRQHKLQQQSQRHWEQFLALIAALQDFGGLNDLTPTPLGEMAAALRGENELWLALALASGEFDDLPPHLLAAAIAALVTETPRSDCWCNYPIASEVEERLAALSPIRRRLFQVQRRHHIIFPLWYEWDLIGLVEQWALGTPWNELCTETNLDAGDIVRLLRRTLDFLSQIPHAPHTSPQLRQSAQQARYLLDRFPVNDLLEEVELEAATV, translated from the coding sequence ATGAGTGAGCGATCGCCGGCCCTAGCAGACTTCCTTGCCCAACTCCCCTTTGAACTGGATGCCTTTCAAGAAGCGGCGATCGCTGCCCTTGATGCCGGTCGCTCTGTGGTGGTCTGTGCTCCTACGGGGTCAGGTAAAACCCTCATTGGTGAGTATGCAATTCATCGCGCCCTGACGCGGCAGCAGCGGGTTTTTTACACCACCCCCCTCAAGGCACTCTCAAACCAGAAGTGGCGTGACTTTCAGCAGCAGTTTGGCGCGGAGCAGGTCGGCCTCTTGACCGGGGATGTCTCGATTAACCGCGATGCCCCGATTCTGGTGATGACGACGGAAATTTTCCGCAATATGCTCTACGGCACCCCCATTGGCGAAGTGGGTACCTCCCTTGCGGGGGTTGAAGTGGTGGTGCTCGATGAATGCCACTACATGAACGATCGCCAGCGGGGCACCGTTTGGGAAGAATCGATCATCTACTGCCCCAAGGAAATTCAACTGGTGGCCCTCTCCGCCACGATCGCCAACGGCGAGCAACTCACCGACTGGATTCAATCCGTCCATGGGGATGCTGAACTGATCTACTCCGACTGGCGACCGATACCGCTGCACTTTTACTTTTGCAATGGCAAGGGACTCTTCCCCCTCTTGGACGGCCAACGCAAACGCCTCAACCCGAAGCTCCACGGCCAGCCCGAACTGCGGCGACGCGGCGGCAAGCGGGACTTTTTGAACATCCGCTACGTGGTCAGCCAACTGCAACAGCGGGAGATGCTGCCGGCCATTTACTTTATCTTTAGCCGGCGCGGCTGTGACCAAGCGGTTCAAGAGGTCCTGGGCATGAATCTCCTCACCAAGGCAGAACAGCAAGCACTAGCGGCGCGGGTCGAGGCCTTTTTGGCACAACATCAGGACATTGTTGCCCCGGAAATGATTGCCCCCCTCTACCAAGGGATTGCCGCTCACCATGCCGGGGTGCTACCCGTGGTGAAAACCCTTGTGGAAACCCTCTTTCAAGAAGGCCTAATCAAACTCGTCTTTGCTACGGAAACGCTGGCCGCAGGGATCAATATGCCTGCGCGCACCACTGTGATTTCTACCCTCTCGAAGCGCACCGACAGCGGTCATCGGCTCTTGACAGCCTCGGAGTTTTTGCAAATGGCAGGACGAGCCGGCCGCCGCGGCATGGATACCGTGGGTCATGTGGTCACCTTGCAAACCCCCTTTGAGGGCGCCCATGAAGCGGCATTTTTGGCCACCGCCGCCCCCGATCCCCTAATTAGCCAATTTACCCCCAGCTATGGCATGGTCTTGAACCTGCTCCAACGCCACACCCTCGAAGAAGCGCGGGAATTGGTGGAGTGCAGTTTTGGGCAGTATTTGGCCACATTGCAACTGACCCCGCAGCGGCAGGCGATCGCCCAACTGGAAACGGAATTGCAAACCGTGCAACAACGCCTCACAGGCATTGATCGGCAGCAACTAGCACAGTATCAGAAGCTGCGGGAACGGCTGCGGCAGGATCAACGCCTCCTGAAAATCCTCGAACAGCAGGCGGAGCAGGAACGTGCCCAAGAACTCCTCCCCTTTATGATGGCAGTGCCGCCGGGGACATGGCTCCATATCAAATCCCCCCTGCGGGATCATCCCCCCTTAGCCGCCATCCTCTGTCAGCCCGTTGCTGGTTCCGGGCAGTTGCCCCACTGGCTGTGTCTTGCGGCCGATGGTCGCTTTCGGGTCGTTGACATTGATGATATTTTGGCTGTCTATCCCGATCGCCCCCCCTGTAGCAATCTCCCCCCGCCCCCAGAGGCAATGAAACTGCGTCTAGGGGAAAGTTATCCCTGCAATGAGGCGAATCACTACCTCGGTACCCTCCCGGATCTGCCACCTGTCTTAGCCGCGCCAGAAGTGGCTGCCCAAGCCGCTAAAATCGCTGACCTTGAGGCCAAACTCACGCAACTCCAAGCCAGTCTGCCGCAAAATGTCCATTCGCTGCTGCGCTTAGTTCGTCGCGAAGAACGGCTACAAACGGAACTGCGCGATCGCCAGCACAAGCTCCAGCAACAGTCCCAACGCCACTGGGAGCAATTTCTTGCCCTCATTGCTGCCCTGCAGGACTTTGGTGGCCTCAACGACCTAACCCCCACCCCCCTTGGGGAAATGGCCGCTGCCCTGCGGGGCGAAAATGAACTGTGGTTGGCCCTAGCCTTAGCCTCTGGCGAATTCGATGACTTGCCCCCCCATCTCTTGGCGGCAGCGATCGCAGCTCTAGTGACTGAAACCCCCCGTTCCGACTGTTGGTGCAACTACCCCATTGCCAGTGAGGTGGAAGAACGCTTGGCCGCCCTCAGCCCCATTCGCCGTCGGCTGTTTCAGGTGCAGCGTCGCCATCACATCATCTTTCCCCTCTGGTACGAGTGGGATCTCATTGGCTTGGTAGAGCAGTGGGCCTTGGGCACGCCGTGGAATGAATTGTGCACTGAAACCAATCTCGATGCCGGCGATATTGTGCGATTGCTGCGGCGCACCCTCGATTTTCTTTCCCAGATTCCCCATGCGCCCCACACCAGTCCCCAACTCCGCCAAAGCGCCCAGCAGGCACGCTACCTCCTCGATCGCTTCCCCGTGAATGACTTGCTAGAAGAAGTCGAGCTAGAGGCAGCAACCGTATAG